Genomic DNA from Nitrospinota bacterium:
ATCGTCCATATGCTTGAACACCCCATGGACGCCGTGGAGCACCGGAATCTGCTCCTTTGTGAGCATGTACGGATAATGGGTCTCCCCCAGGTTGAGGAAGTAAAACGACGGACGGGCCGGATCAAAGGTCATTTCGTTCACCATCCCGGCGAAGTCGTTATGGTTGTCCATAAGCTTGTATTCGTCGAAATGGGCCGAAATCGTCGTGAACTTGTTGAGCACCGGAAGCGAGACTTTGCCGACGGTTTTGTAACCGAGCTTTTTGAGCTTGCACGGCAATGAAAGCTCCGGGACGAACGACTTGAAGTCCAGGTCCTCCACCCCGAGCCTGTGGCGCCATTTGACGAAGTCTTCCTTATAGACCTCGGAGGCGAAGACCCCGGACGGGGATGTATGCGGGCTCATACCCATCAAAAGGACATAGTGCGACGGGGATGTCCAG
This window encodes:
- a CDS encoding sulfatase-like hydrolase/transferase, with product MPNNLVYIIMDSCRYDSYSAAATPNMDLIGKGERRYSFASWTSPSHYVLLMGMSPHTSPSGVFASEVYKEDFVKWRHRLGVEDLDFKSFVPELSLPCKLKKLGYKTVGKVSLPVLNKFTTISAHFDEYKLMDNHNDFAGMVNEMTFDPARPSFYFLNLGETHYPYMLTKEQIPVLHGVHGVFKHMDDSGDEKVEFFDSEKMAFLKNRQVQCVEYIDGILGALYKKCPPDTHFIITADHGELFGEGGYFGHGPIFHEKVFEVPFLEGRLPGAPS